CCAATTGTAGAACCTTATTTTAAGtttcaatgacgtgaagaaacAAGTCTTAAAAACTTATTTTGCtgatttatgtatatttttctttcttggaaaTATATAGATCAAATTATCTATTTAAACCAAATTTATTGGCTGTCATCTCTTTTCAATTAGTCTCAAGGCTCTCAACTCATGTCTTCGTGTCTTATATTTTCTTGTAATTCCCTCAACCATAACCATGCCCTTCTCCTAATGAGTCCAGTAACGGTTTTGGTTTTTGGCTGTGCATGAAAAGCAGTCCAATTCACCTTGTCATTTCAGCTAAGCTCCTTTTATGGTCATCATTCATTAGTGGTTGCCTTGGGtttcaaccaaaaagaaaagaatatacaatcataggaaaaagagaagaaaatgggtaGAGGAAAAGAGATAAAGATAGAAATAGAATGAGAGATAATGGAAGAAATGACATTTCTGGACAAGCAGTAgctgctagttttttttttttttttcgcaacACTTGTGGTTGTTAGatgtgattttgttttgcttctttgtttggtttgttgtaTTTTACCTCTATTTGTTTGTAGCTGTCCAGTTTGATTTCCTTATGAAGATTGTAATTTTTGGTTCTAGCATTTTATACGCTGAAGTATTTGTACAGGGTCACTTTGTAGACTAATTGTTGTGGTTCTTTTGTGCACTTTGTAGACTAATTTGGATGGGCTGCAAgctttttgattttatctatcAAGGTCGCTTAGAAGGTTTGACGCTTACCTTGTTTTTTAAGTGCATGAGTGAGGCAACAATTGATTCTCACCCAACCAAAACAAAGCACCCGAAGGTCATGGAAGCCTTTGAAACTGTTGGCGATAAGATCATGGAAGCTGATGAAGAGAAGGATGCAAGAGGAGTTAGAATAAGATGAACTTCATGTACTCAAAATATAGATTGTATTTTCAAACATTATGTAATCTCTTTTTAAGTGTGTGTACGTATACAGCAGCTTTTTTTTACGGGATGTGATTATTTAAAATTGTCTAATGTATTAAAAGGCTCAAACTTGAGTGTTAAAGTGGTGTTGATGGATTTAGGTTCAAACTTTTATCCCTCGTCACTCTCTTCCTAGTAAATTTTCATTAGCATGATCAGAATTATGTCTATTCTTGAAACAACAGTGATCGTCATTGTTTTAAAAGCAAACATCTAATGCCTCTGCTAAAGCGTAGGCTGCATGAAATTGACCTACAAAATGCTACATGGTATGGAAATAAGATCTTATGCTGTATATTAAGTAATGGTGCTTTGTTGCACTTTTGCAGATAACAAACGTTTTTATGGATGGTCACTCAAATCCAACCTACAAATCACTGGTTTGAAACTGTCTTCAATATTAAAAAATCTCAAGGTGTCTGATCCTTAACAGCTGTTAAAATATTCCCCAATGTCTCTTACTATCTAGTCTTAATTTTGCATCATCAGATGTGTGAGATTGGCATCCTGTGACAATGCATTGGCTCTTATAAATTGATTGCAGGCCATCTTCACCTCATTTCCCATCAAATAAAATTCTCAATGTTCAACAACTGAATTGAGGAAATAAATGCTTTAGAACAACAGCATCCCAAGACCATGACCATAAAATGGAGAAAAAGTCTGAAACTATTCACAACACTTGTCACTAAATTCAGCTTGGAACTGCAATTGTCCACACCATCTTTCAATTGTTCATCAGCTATAGTTTCTATTCCATCTTCATCTACAAACCCATATCTTAActacccataccgagaaatcactTCAAAAACCCATGAATAATAAGTCAGAGAGAGACGGACCGTAGAGAGAAAAGGGAGAGAGACGGTGTCGGTTGGCCGGTCGGAAGGCCGTTCGTCTTGGTGGGCGGCGCTCGGTCTCAGTCGGTAGGCCCTTTGTCTTGGTGGGCGGTGCTTTTTTGGACTGTGGGCGTGGCCTGTGTCAATGGCCATCGCCGGATTTCGAGCTGGTGCCGTGGGTGGGCGTCGCCAGTGCGTTTGGTGAGGAAGTGGTTGGTGGTGGGCGGTGCTTTTTTGGACTGTGGGCGTGGCCTGTGTCAATGGGCGTCGCCGGATTTCGAGCTGGTGCCGTGGGTGGGTGTCGCTGGTGCGTTCGATGAGGGAGTGGTTGGTGGTGGGCGAAGGAGGATAGTGGGAGGGGGAGACAGAGCAGCAGCAACGTGTggagattttgaaaattttagggcATTTGGGGGAAGAAATGGGGGGAAAGGGGAAGGCTTTCACGCGTgcaatagtttttgtttttgatttttttcttaaaaaatatatataaaatatattaaatttaatgccACGTAGGATGAGAGTCGGACGAGCGTCTGACTCTCGTCCTCCGGATAGACGAGCTCCTCCTTTTGTTGGGTCCATTTGCAAAGATAATGGATCAAACTTTGCTTAAGCCTTCCTACACCTTAGGAATTTGTAAACGTCCATAAACTAATGCTGCATCGATATCTGTATGTACACGCAGCGATGGAGTCAGAATTTTGATTTACAACAGGcaagatttaaaattaaaaaaattgaacaaaaattaattaaaaatataactaacgaaataaataaacaattcgataaattttaattatagcttaaaacatttaaatgtaacttgcaatttattttgtcatgcCTAACGTTAATTTATCTCATTGTCCTCAACAGGTTTTCATATTACATATTTGCTAAATCTACTGTGACACGAGTTCATTCAAAATTTGATTGAAACGCAATGAAATCTTTGTTATTCTCCTCAAATaactataattttaaatttcattaattccTCTAAATATTGATCAATGATTAATCAAATGACAAAGGAAAATTTTAGAAgctgtttttaaaaaaaatttaatatggcctcacaatttgatatttttctcaAATCTATAAAGAgacaatatttgttttaaataaaaatttcgaacatttacaaaattttacccattattattattatattattttcagtATATTAAAAATACCTCTCATTTCATCTGaaccttaaaaataaaagaagagagaatgagATAAAACcttaacccatatatatatacccattaGCCGTCATTCTTTTCCCCTCACCGCAGAAATTTTCCACAAGCTGCCTCTTCCTTTCACTGTGCGTACAAAGGTCGGTAGACTGCAGGTATATTACCTTATTTACATTGCaatataaataaggaaaaatattcTTGCACAACTTGTACACAACACAAGATACATGGAGTGTGACCCGTGTGAGTGAGACCCACcacatgggtcccaccccatgTGTCTTGTGCTGTGCACAAGTATACCAATCACTtctttataaataatatatattaggtTCCCAACTCCCAAGTCATGCCAACGTAAGCACTAAGGCTAAACGCAGtgtttactaaaaaaaaaactaaacccaaCTTTTTATCAACTAAAAGTCTAAAAGTATTGTTCGGAAAGTATTGCACGCTAcacgttttgttaaaaaaaaaaaaaaaagttaatgaaacagagcattttttttcaaaagcgtAAACACACCGTTTTGTTTGTCTCCTTCCTTAAAAGTAGGGGTgggcgtcggttcggtaggcggttaagtcggttaattcagtcagttaaccgacttttgtcggaatgtagtcggtgaatttatttcggttaagcggttaataggcggtcggttaagtcggttaagcggttaataggcggtcggttaagtcggtaaggcggttaataggcggtcggttaagtggtaaggcggttaataggcggtcggtaaGGCGGTTAaaaggcggtcggttaagtcggttaaatcggttaacattcggttaaaatgggtaatgaaacgacgtcgttttgattttttaaaggaaaaaaaatgatcatacgtttcgttcttactaaaacgacgtcgtttcgttttatgtcggtaGGCGATCGATGGCGGTTCGGTTCAgttcggtaagcggtcggtaggcggtaggcggtaggcggataatttgcccacccctacttaGAAGATCCCAGACTAACCTAAAAGTTTCTGAAACTTGAGAAACCTGAAATGGTGAAAGCATAAAACACTAAATTTTGGTACTGCTAGCCTTGGAAATGCTTTGCCCGTATAACGTAGATGCCCTTTGATGAGTGGTTGAAGGTGGGCAACCaaagtatttgaaaaaaatccACCAGGGTCAAAGAAAAATTTTAGGGATCGAAGGGGGGGAGCGAGCGCTCCCTCTCTCGAACCCCTGCCTCCGCCCCTGCATAACATACCATTATATTTGAAATGgttattaattttattgataTGCTAGTTAAGATAACTACAGGGAAAAAGCCCTCATACATACAACATTCTACAAATCCCCTAAGCTTCTTTACTTAACTCCACCTTCGAAATGTAAGTCATCATTTTCTCTGAAACAATGTTGAAAACGTACGTTTCTGCTCGTGGTATTTGGAAAAGCATCAAACAGTGGATGTCAAACTTGCAGTattcttcaaaatattcaaaacctCTTTCATGGAGGGCCTGGTAGAAGGCAGAGTACCTGTACAAATGATCCCAAGTTTGAAAACAAAGCACATTTCATCCAAGTAACGGGGTTCCTTCACCTCCTCATCCAAGGCATCAACTACAGGGCCCCCTTGTTGAAAGTGCCGCCATGCCCATTCAGCAAGGGATGTGTGCTCATCACCATCAGTAGCTTTTCTTCCAGTTGCAAGCTCCAGAAGGATAACCCCAAAGCTGTAAACGTCAATCTTCTCACTGACTCGTGTCGTCTGAGCATACTCTGCAGTTCAAGttaacaacaaaaactaaaactgaAATTCCTACCgagggaaaagaagaaaacgCGCGAATTTCGAACATCATGAATTGATGATCAAAGTGAATCTTAGAAATTTCATGTCACGCACCTGGAGCTATATAGCCGAAAGAGCCAGCTACAGCTGACATTGTAGCAGATTCTCCATGCTTGATCAACATCTTGGCTAGACCAAAATCTGCGATTTTTGCATTAAACTCAGAATCTAAaaggatgttgcttgacttcaCATCTCGATGAACAATGGGTGGTGAGCAGTCATGGTGCATATAGGAGAGCCCCCGGGCAGCCCCAACTGCTATCTGAAACCTCTTAGGCCAATCTAGGACGACATACTGGACTGAACCTGAGATAGTTGACGCTCTACTACTCATCCTATGCAGCCATAGATCTAAGCTACGATTTTCCAAATACTCGTAGACAAGGAGTTTTGAATTATCACTAGAGATACAACAGAGCAGCTTCACTATGTTGGAATGTCGAATTGAACTCAGTATTTTGACTTCTGCCAGAAATTCTTTTtcaagcttctgttctagcttttTCTTATTCCATATCTTCTTCACAGCGACAATTTCACCAGATGAATTAATAGCAACACGATATACCTTTCCCGATCCACCGCTACCAATCACATTATTATCTATCAGTCTAGACAAAATGTCAGATTCTGTGAAATTCAGCCTCTGGAATGAGGTGAGCTCCCATGTCAAATCCAATACCTGCTCTCTCTTTCGATATATCCTGATCACAAGGAATGAAGCTACCAAACCTAGTAAAGCTGCTGGTAAAACTATAATCCAAGCAAGTAATTTGGATGaaattttgcttgaattttggGGTTTGGAATTGCATTTGGCAATGTTAAGTGACGGCCTATTAGCACAGAGACGAGGATTGTTCAAGAAGCTGCTGGCATATgcatcattttcaaattcacttGGTATCCTCCCAGTCAAATGATTCGAAGAGAGATTGACTGAAGTGAGCTTAAGGAGGCCAAGTTCTCTTGGAATTTCACCAAACAATTGGTTTTCTGAGAGGTCCAAAACAGTAAGTCCTGGTAAAGAACCAAATGCCTCTGGAATTTGTCCAGAGATTGCATTTCGGCTAAGGTTTAGCATATTTAGCGATTTCCATGATAAAAAATCTGATGGAAGGGAGCCTGAGAGTCGATTGTGATCAAGCAAAAGAGTTGTTAAACGTGGAAGAGCGGTTAGTTCTCGAGGAATTGAACCATTTAAGAGATTATTACTGGCGtccaaaaacaccaaattcctccaGAAAGATACTCCCGCCAGAATTTTACCTGAAAACCTATTGTGACTGATTTCTAATCGAGAAAGATTGCGTGACAATCTCTCAGGAAGCTCACCCGTAAACAAATTGTTGCTTAATAGCAAGCTGCCCATATTCAATAATGTCCATAGGCCACTAGGAATATTCCTGAAAAACCTATTATTCTGAACATCAAGAAATATCAAATTATTGCAATTTTCAAGCGACTTGGGCAGTTGACCACTGAGGTTGTTGTCGGAAGCTACCACTCGTACCAACCTTCCATTATCACCCAAGTGTTGTGGTAGCTGGCCAGTAAGCCTATAATTGGACGCCACCTGAAAAACTTCAAGCATAGAGTACCGCCCCAGGTCCGGAGGTAGAGTACCTGATAAGTTATTGTTGAACAGTTTAAGATTTATCAATCCTGGAAGACGACCTATGCTATCTGGAATTTTTTCagataattgatttttaaataaactCAAACCGGACAATTTGGTGAGTCTTCCAAAATCATCGGGTATTGTCCC
The Alnus glutinosa chromosome 14, dhAlnGlut1.1, whole genome shotgun sequence genome window above contains:
- the LOC133857855 gene encoding receptor-like protein kinase 5; translated protein: MTKTTLKCIQFSFYTILLHLLFLSHANSQLNDQEQAVLLKLKQHWKNPQSLSRWSTSSNSSHCIWPGITCSTDGSSVTGLSLQNMSINGTVPPFICDLNNLRTLDLSYNYMTSNEFPRPLYNCSNLQYLDLSQNNFSGTVPDDIHRMAQLRLLNLGANIFSGNIPASIGWLTELRSLQLFACQFNGSFPPEIGNLSNLERLELAWMTRITTTLPSEFTRLKKLKYLWVAGSNLVGEIPDTIGEMAALEHLDLSRNNLSGKIPSGLFMPKNLSKVYLYKNKLSGEIPRVVEASNIDVIDLSENHLIGTIPDDFGRLTKLSGLSLFKNQLSEKIPDSIGRLPGLINLKLFNNNLSGTLPPDLGRYSMLEVFQVASNYRLTGQLPQHLGDNGRLVRVVASDNNLSGQLPKSLENCNNLIFLDVQNNRFFRNIPSGLWTLLNMGSLLLSNNLFTGELPERLSRNLSRLEISHNRFSGKILAGVSFWRNLVFLDASNNLLNGSIPRELTALPRLTTLLLDHNRLSGSLPSDFLSWKSLNMLNLSRNAISGQIPEAFGSLPGLTVLDLSENQLFGEIPRELGLLKLTSVNLSSNHLTGRIPSEFENDAYASSFLNNPRLCANRPSLNIAKCNSKPQNSSKISSKLLAWIIVLPAALLGLVASFLVIRIYRKREQVLDLTWELTSFQRLNFTESDILSRLIDNNVIGSGGSGKVYRVAINSSGEIVAVKKIWNKKKLEQKLEKEFLAEVKILSSIRHSNIVKLLCCISSDNSKLLVYEYLENRSLDLWLHRMSSRASTISGSVQYVVLDWPKRFQIAVGAARGLSYMHHDCSPPIVHRDVKSSNILLDSEFNAKIADFGLAKMLIKHGESATMSAVAGSFGYIAPEYAQTTRVSEKIDVYSFGVILLELATGRKATDGDEHTSLAEWAWRHFQQGGPVVDALDEEVKEPRYLDEMCFVFKLGIICTGTLPSTRPSMKEVLNILKNTASLTSTV